One part of the Mya arenaria isolate MELC-2E11 chromosome 3, ASM2691426v1 genome encodes these proteins:
- the LOC128228581 gene encoding toll-like receptor 4 has protein sequence MANSKCVQNKSVKVTVDMSYNPLECSCEQLPFWQWIVTSSVIVTARSVDICMLNGKVIPIKTNTDVHNLVKLLENDVCKDRTWRTWATAGGSLLIGVIVTITLGTAMYKNRWKIRYVIYSRGRRYRHEGFEHMFSHDAMISYSKGRARFIKTTLVPSLEQRHQLDFWIADRNSQAGVSVAENITHAICTSRKAVLLIDSEYLSDSWCDYDMNMALVESVETKRNMIIVVLMEKFETKTLPVSFLRLLKNERSLEYPDQEQDIDTFWANLVEEIKS, from the coding sequence ATGGCAAACTCAAAATGTGTTCAAAACAAGTCTGTAAAGGTTACCGTTGATATGTCATACAACCCTCTTGAGTGTTCATGTGAACAACTTCCGTTTTGGCAATGGATTGTTACTTCTAGTGTTATTGTAACGGCCAGGTCGGTTGATATTTGTATGCTTAATGGAAAGGTTATACCTATTAAAACTAATACTGACGTTCACAACCTTGTGAAGCTGCTTGAAAATGATGTTTGCAAAGACCGAACATGGAGAACTTGGGCAACTGCTGGTGGAAGTTTGCTGATAGGAGTTAttgttacaataacattagGAACAGCTATGTATAAAAATCGATGGAAGATCAGATATGTTATTTATAGTCGTGGACGGAGATACCGACATGAAGGGTTTGAACATATGTTTTCGCATGATGCGATGATATCGTATTCCAAAGGCAGAGCAAGATTCATAAAAACTACGTTGGTTCCTTCCCTAGAGCAGCGGCACCAACTTGATTTCTGGATAGCAGATAGGAACTCCCAAGCAGGTGTATCTGTCGCTGAGAATATCACACATGCAATTTGCACAAGCCGGAAAGCGGTGTTACTCATTGACAGCGAATATCTGTCTGATTCTTGGTGTGACTATGATATGAACATGGCTCTTGTAGAGTCGGTGGAAACCAAACGAAATATGATAATTGTTGTGTTGATGGAAAAGTTTGAGACGAAAACACTTCCTGTTTCATTTTTACGACTTCTTAAAAATGAGAGATCACTGGAGTATCCAGATCAGGAGCAGGATATTGACACGTTCTGGGCAAATCTAGTCGAGGAGATAAAATCTTGA
- the LOC128228580 gene encoding toll-like receptor 13, producing MALVEMLVVFAVLFPIAVSDNVCKPGKLSNEVFKSCGKTGFAMKCNGRGLLSIPSDYPTPSPPLSGPPCVLDLSDNNINVVGNETFTEAKHINSTEILYVYLNKNSLRYLQGKAFVGLSNLKYLNLSHNNLCWKDSFAPGVFAFLNNLKIINLKCNRFNDFVGLDKELKVMKKLEGLFITPRASYNKLSFGEGFKELNLTSLYLSSTPECDCILKEIDNNTFQNLLHIEKLYIRDCHIENITADALKPLNNTLQVLDISENTNLTFKGMNIALNGLINSTTLKELYVNRIHAPYNLGIEIKPNDLQSLKTLKGLESLYMDLNKIEVLNEDTLYPNPMFPPSLINLTLAGNRLTFGTYVDYLFMVKNITTLDISRQFLGYNPFKFKHHDILSHTTSGTPSAMVCDVNSMTAYVRNKSLDDINERNVWDSVLQKLSLPNDDIKNIKRGDWVTLFANSPIGFDVICTCNVSVARTMICLPEHLSHVHWSWSYLNGEIPPLLLCGAKHLEYVDLSYNLLSPWTGPVFGLHHLKWLNLSENYCTHISKVFFFGLQNLELLNLTGNMLQETFHPNNADAGVMFGNQNKMKVLILSDIKISSLHEDLLNSMIKLEELDLSYNQI from the exons ATG GCACTCGTGGAAATGCTTGTCGTTTTTGCAGTGCTTTTCCCTATAGCAGTATCTGATAACGTTTGCAAGCCAGGTAAACTATCCAACGAGGTCTTCAAGAGTTGTGGAAAGACGGGTTTTGcaatgaagtgtaacggaagggGACTACTTTCCATTCCTAGCGATTATCCAACCCCATCACCGCCTCTGTCTGGACCACCATGTGTCCTTGACCTAAgtgataacaatataaatgttgttgGAAATGAAACTTTTACTGAAGcaaaacatataaattcaaCTGAGATATTATATGTGTATCTGAACAAAAATAGTCTTCGTTACCTACAGGGTAAAGCATTTGTTGGACTATCAAATTTGAAGTATTTGAACTTGTCACATAACAATTTATGTTGGAAGGACAGCTTCGCTCCTGGAGTATTTGCATTTCTGAATAACTTAAAAATCATTAATCTAAAATGCAATAGATTCAATGATTTTGTTGGCCTAGACAAGGAACTGAAAGTGATGAAAAAATTAGAGGGTTTATTTATCACACCAAGGGCAAGCTACAATAAGTTATCATTCGGGGAAGGGTTTAAAGAATTAAATCTAACGTCTTTGTACTTGTCATCTACACCTGAATGTGATTGCATTTTGAAGGAAATagacaacaatacatttcaaaatctGTTACATATTGAGAAACTTTATATTCGTGACTgtcatattgaaaacattactGCAGACGCATTGAAACCACTGAACAACACCCTCCAAGTCTTAGATATATCAGAAAATACAAACCTGACATTCAAGGGCATGAATATAGCGCTCAATGGTCTTATTAATTCAACAACACTTAAAGAGTTATATGTGAACCGCATACATGCTCCTTACAATCTTGGCATTGAAATTAAACCAAATGACTTACAAAGTCTTAAAACGTTAAAAGGTCTGGAATCCCTATACATGGATTTGAACAAAATAGAAGTGCTTAACGAGGATACACTGTATCCAAACCCGATGTTTCCACCATCTTTAATTAATCTCACGCTGGCAGGCAACAGGCTAACATTCGGAACATACGTTGACTACTTATTTATGGTCAAGAATATTACAACGTTAGATATATCTAGACAATTTCTAGGTTATAATccatttaagtttaaacacCACGACATTCTATCCCACACCACAAGTGGCACGCCTTCAGCTATGGTTTGTGATGTCAATAGTATGACAGCTTATGTACGAAACAAATCATTGGACGATATCAACGAACGAAACGTTTGGGATAGTGTTTTACAGAAATTGTCTCTACCAAACGAcgatataaaaaacataaaacgagGTGATTGGGTAACATTATTTGCAAACTCACCGATTGGTTTCGATGTCATTTGCACGTGTAATGTTTCCGTAGCGAGAACAATGATATGTCTACCTGAACATCTATCGCACGTTCACTGGTCGTGGAGTTATTTGAACGGCGAGATACCTCCATTGTTATTATGCGGGGCGAAACATTTGGAATATGTGGATTTATCATACAACTTGCTGTCACCCTGGACAGGACCAGTTTTTGGGTTGCATCACTTAAAGTGGTTGAACTTGTCCGAAAATTACTGCACACATATTTCAAAAGTCTTCTTTTTTGGACTTCAGAATCTGGAATTGCTTAATCTTACAGGAAATATGCTACAAGAAACATTTCACCCTAACAATGCAGATGCAGGCGTAATGTTTGgaaaccaaaacaaaatgaaagtcTTGATCTTATCAGACATCAAAATAAGCAGTTTGCATGAAGATCTGTTAAATTCGATGATAAAACTTGAAGAATTAGATCTttcatataatcaaatataG